In Acidimicrobiales bacterium, the following proteins share a genomic window:
- a CDS encoding Rieske 2Fe-2S domain-containing protein: protein MPDEHQAPERTVPLDAPQLQVSAKNPRRAEMVVAITFLISMAGFGAFGGAFWQAASNYWLGGTLGIGMCFFGIAFVAWGKYLMPRGPFEEPRALMTVTAEQRAELVSDFASRGKVAIERRGFLAVVMGGAATIFGVVAVFPLLRSLGPLPKHQLYVTKWKKGSYLTTIDGRRLKVDDVAVGGIATVFPENDVGSAISQTVLIHLQSGSDSITTMPGREGWGPYGYLAYSKVCTHAGCPVGLYEQLTEQLLCPCHQSLFVLRKGAIPIFGPAPRPLPQLPLYVDGSGYLRAQKGYGEPIGPGFWERGGTT from the coding sequence ATGCCTGACGAGCACCAGGCGCCAGAGCGCACCGTCCCCCTCGACGCCCCCCAGCTGCAGGTCTCGGCGAAGAACCCCCGGCGGGCGGAGATGGTCGTGGCGATCACCTTCCTCATCTCGATGGCCGGGTTCGGCGCCTTCGGTGGCGCCTTCTGGCAGGCCGCCTCCAACTACTGGCTCGGCGGCACCCTCGGGATCGGGATGTGCTTCTTCGGCATCGCCTTCGTCGCCTGGGGCAAGTACCTCATGCCGCGCGGCCCCTTCGAGGAGCCCCGCGCCCTCATGACCGTCACCGCGGAGCAGCGCGCCGAGCTCGTCTCGGACTTCGCGAGCCGCGGCAAGGTGGCGATCGAGCGCCGCGGCTTCCTCGCTGTCGTGATGGGCGGCGCGGCGACGATCTTCGGGGTGGTCGCGGTCTTCCCACTGCTCCGCTCGCTCGGGCCCCTCCCCAAGCACCAGCTCTACGTGACGAAGTGGAAGAAGGGCTCCTACCTCACGACGATCGACGGCCGCCGCCTGAAGGTGGACGACGTCGCCGTGGGCGGGATCGCGACCGTCTTCCCGGAGAACGACGTCGGCAGCGCGATCTCCCAGACCGTGCTGATCCACCTGCAGAGCGGCTCGGACTCGATCACCACGATGCCCGGGCGGGAGGGCTGGGGGCCTTACGGCTACCTCGCCTACTCGAAGGTCTGCACGCACGCCGGCTGCCCGGTCGGCCTCTACGAGCAGCTCACCGAGCAGCTCCTGTGCCCCTGCCACCAGTCGCTGTTCGTGCTGCGAAAGGGTGCCATCCCGATCTTCGGCCCGGCGCCGCGGCCGCTCCCGCAGCTGCCGCTCTACGTCGACGGCAGCGGCTACCTGCGGGCGCAGAAGGGCTATGGCGAGCCGATCGGCCCCGGCTTCTGGGAGCGGGGAGGGACGACGTGA
- the hemE gene encoding uroporphyrinogen decarboxylase, whose translation MPGETSPFLAACRGEVPAHTPVWFMRQAGRSLPEYRRLRGTGSILDAIRSPDLAAEITLQPVRRYGVDAAILFSDIVVPLAAIGVGVEIVPGRGPVIAEPFRAEEDLARLRPLVAEEDLPYVIETVGILAGELAVPLIGFAGAPFTVASYLVEGGPTRDFVKTKRLMHQAPALFTALLERLADLALAFLRAQVQAGAAAVQLFDSWAGALSRDDYRRFVLPASARVLGGLADAGVPRIHFGVGTGALLDLMTEAGADVVGVDWRLPLSQAAAYVGRPLPLQGNLDPALCVAGIEAAAPAARAVLREGAGLPGHIFNLGHGVLPETDPDVLARLVDLVHKEGGPER comes from the coding sequence GTGCCCGGCGAGACCTCCCCGTTCCTCGCCGCCTGTCGCGGCGAAGTTCCTGCACACACCCCGGTTTGGTTCATGCGACAGGCGGGCCGCTCGCTCCCGGAGTACCGCCGGCTGCGGGGCACCGGGAGCATCCTCGACGCCATCCGTTCGCCCGACCTCGCCGCCGAGATCACCCTCCAGCCCGTCCGCCGCTACGGGGTGGACGCGGCGATCCTCTTCTCCGACATCGTCGTCCCGCTCGCCGCGATCGGCGTCGGGGTCGAGATCGTCCCCGGCCGGGGGCCGGTCATCGCCGAGCCCTTCCGCGCCGAGGAGGACCTCGCGCGCCTGCGGCCGCTCGTCGCCGAGGAGGACCTCCCCTACGTGATCGAGACGGTCGGCATCCTCGCGGGCGAGCTCGCCGTGCCGTTGATCGGCTTCGCCGGCGCCCCCTTCACCGTCGCGAGCTACCTCGTCGAGGGCGGGCCGACAAGGGACTTCGTGAAGACCAAGCGCCTGATGCACCAGGCCCCCGCGCTCTTCACGGCGCTCCTCGAGCGCCTTGCCGACCTCGCCCTCGCCTTTTTGCGCGCGCAGGTGCAGGCCGGCGCGGCGGCGGTGCAGCTCTTCGACTCCTGGGCGGGGGCGCTCAGCAGGGACGACTACCGGCGCTTCGTCCTCCCCGCCTCGGCGCGTGTCCTCGGCGGCCTCGCGGACGCCGGCGTGCCGCGCATCCACTTCGGCGTCGGCACCGGCGCCCTGCTCGACCTCATGACGGAGGCGGGGGCCGACGTCGTCGGCGTCGACTGGCGCCTCCCGCTCTCGCAGGCCGCGGCGTACGTCGGTCGCCCCCTCCCCCTGCAGGGCAACCTCGATCCCGCGCTGTGCGTCGCGGGCATCGAGGCCGCGGCCCCAGCGGCGCGCGCCGTGCTGCGCGAGGGTGCCGGCCTCCCCGGGCACATCTTCAACCTCGGTCACGGCGTCCTCCCCGAGACCGACCCGGACGTCCTGGCCCGCCTCGTCGACCTCGTCCACAAAGAGGGGGGGCCGGAGAGGTGA
- a CDS encoding c-type cytochrome, with protein MRRRLLPVLVVTSALAVGLLVLFPHGGAGSAPGDAVLTAASTTDTSAQLAHGKQLFDETCSTCHGVNAGGGVLAPNLRGLGAGTVDLWVSSGWMPLATPTQEPIRKPAKFDRADTLAIANYVASLTPNLPGVPVPQPDLKNADLAEGFSLFTLNCAPCHTITGAGDALSNGLSAPPLHGLTTTEIQEAIETGPSTMPRFIPGALTPAELSDVVAYVHNDIEHPANPGGIGLGGVGPVAEGFIGLFLGVGLCLLIAMWIGDRTDEDESEHEGHPGEPTTEGAHA; from the coding sequence ATGCGCCGCCGCCTCCTCCCGGTCCTCGTCGTCACGAGCGCACTCGCGGTCGGGCTGCTCGTGCTGTTCCCCCACGGGGGAGCCGGCAGCGCGCCGGGCGACGCCGTGCTCACCGCGGCGAGCACCACCGACACCTCCGCCCAGCTCGCCCACGGCAAGCAGCTCTTCGACGAGACCTGCTCGACCTGCCACGGCGTGAACGCCGGCGGCGGCGTGCTGGCGCCGAACCTGCGCGGCCTCGGCGCGGGCACCGTCGACCTCTGGGTCAGCTCCGGCTGGATGCCGCTCGCGACGCCGACCCAGGAGCCGATCCGCAAGCCGGCGAAGTTCGACCGCGCGGACACGCTCGCGATCGCGAACTACGTCGCCTCGCTCACGCCCAACCTCCCCGGTGTGCCCGTCCCGCAGCCCGACCTGAAGAACGCCGACCTCGCCGAGGGCTTCTCGCTGTTCACCTTGAACTGCGCCCCCTGCCACACGATCACTGGTGCCGGTGACGCCCTCTCGAACGGGCTCTCGGCCCCTCCGCTGCACGGTCTCACCACCACCGAGATCCAGGAGGCGATCGAGACGGGGCCATCGACGATGCCCCGCTTCATCCCCGGCGCGCTCACGCCCGCCGAGCTGAGCGACGTCGTCGCCTACGTGCACAACGACATCGAGCACCCGGCCAACCCCGGCGGGATCGGCCTCGGCGGCGTCGGCCCGGTGGCCGAGGGCTTCATCGGGCTGTTCCTCGGCGTCGGCCTCTGCCTGCTGATCGCGATGTGGATCGGTGACCGGACCGACGAGGACGAGTCCGAGCACGAGGGCCACCCCGGCGAGCCGACCACGGAGGGAGCACATGCCTGA
- the hemH gene encoding ferrochelatase — translation MTVGVVVMSYGTPSRPEQIPEYYTDILHGRPPTIEQLAELERRYAAIGGLSPLNSVSRAQMAGITAALERLAPSGFRTAYGTKHAWPRIAEAAGELVASGVDALVGLVLTPHFSTLSVEQYFEQLAEAAAAAGLPLGRVERWGADPVLVELLAERVRSSLEELGTPARWAEVLFTAHSLPTRILAAGDPYPAELAETAALVAAEADLTRFRTAWQSASVTPEPWLGPDIGEVLEELAGVGTEGVVVCPAGFVSDHLEILYDLDVVARRRAEGLKIAFARTASLNDEPRLMEALAGLVIAAVPPR, via the coding sequence GTGACCGTCGGCGTGGTCGTGATGTCCTACGGGACCCCCTCGCGCCCCGAGCAGATCCCCGAGTACTACACCGACATCCTGCACGGCCGCCCCCCGACGATCGAGCAGCTCGCCGAGCTCGAGCGGCGCTACGCGGCGATCGGCGGCCTCTCACCGCTCAACTCGGTGAGCCGCGCGCAGATGGCGGGGATCACCGCCGCGCTGGAGCGCCTCGCGCCCAGTGGCTTCCGCACCGCCTACGGGACCAAGCACGCCTGGCCGCGCATCGCGGAGGCGGCGGGCGAGCTCGTCGCGAGCGGCGTCGACGCCCTCGTCGGCCTCGTCCTCACCCCTCACTTCTCGACGCTCAGCGTCGAGCAGTACTTCGAGCAGCTCGCCGAGGCGGCGGCCGCAGCCGGCCTGCCGCTCGGACGGGTCGAGCGCTGGGGGGCCGACCCCGTCCTCGTCGAGCTGCTCGCCGAGCGCGTGCGCTCCTCCCTCGAGGAGCTCGGCACCCCGGCGCGCTGGGCCGAGGTCCTCTTCACGGCGCACAGCCTCCCGACACGCATCCTCGCGGCGGGCGACCCCTATCCCGCCGAGCTCGCCGAGACGGCTGCGCTGGTCGCGGCAGAGGCCGACCTCACCCGCTTTCGCACCGCCTGGCAGAGCGCCTCGGTGACCCCCGAGCCCTGGCTCGGCCCCGACATCGGCGAGGTCCTCGAGGAGCTCGCCGGCGTCGGCACCGAGGGGGTCGTCGTCTGCCCGGCGGGCTTCGTCTCGGACCATCTCGAGATCCTCTACGACCTCGACGTCGTCGCGAGACGGCGCGCGGAGGGGCTGAAGATCGCCTTCGCCCGCACCGCCTCGCTGAACGACGAGCCGCGGCTGATGGAGGCGCTCGCCGGCCTCGTCATCGCCGCCGTGCCTCCCCGCTGA
- a CDS encoding acyl-CoA thioesterase II, protein MTDGIAAFLQLLDLETIETNIFRGPRLPAERERVFGGQVAAQALVAAGRTVERGRVHSLHAYFLRPGDPEAPILYEVDRSRDGRSFITRRVVAIQHGRPIFNFACSFHTDEEGLEHEDPMPKVPSPEELPPLVELLPEDTPEGSAIAYLESNGVDLRFISGPPWAKDTRPEPRVQLWFRARQPLADEPMLHAAIATFASDLTLVGTILRRHGLSLWRLSYFGASLDHCMWFHRPFRVDEWLLYDQVSPAAYGARGLSIGSLYNQQGHRVATAAQEGLVRVNGPLEG, encoded by the coding sequence GTGACCGACGGGATCGCCGCCTTCCTCCAGCTCCTCGATCTCGAGACGATCGAGACGAACATCTTCCGGGGCCCCCGCCTCCCCGCGGAGCGCGAGCGGGTCTTCGGCGGCCAGGTCGCCGCCCAGGCGCTGGTCGCCGCCGGCCGCACCGTCGAGCGGGGGCGAGTGCACAGCCTGCACGCCTACTTCCTCCGCCCGGGGGACCCCGAGGCGCCGATCCTCTACGAGGTCGACCGCAGCCGCGACGGCCGCTCGTTCATCACCCGCCGCGTCGTCGCCATCCAACACGGGCGACCGATCTTCAACTTCGCCTGCTCCTTCCACACCGACGAGGAGGGCCTCGAGCACGAGGACCCGATGCCGAAGGTGCCCTCGCCCGAGGAGCTGCCGCCGCTCGTCGAGCTCCTCCCCGAGGACACACCGGAGGGCTCAGCAATCGCGTACCTCGAGTCCAACGGCGTCGACCTGCGCTTCATCTCCGGCCCGCCGTGGGCGAAGGACACCCGTCCCGAGCCCCGCGTGCAGCTCTGGTTCCGGGCTCGCCAGCCGCTCGCCGACGAGCCGATGCTGCACGCCGCGATCGCCACCTTCGCCTCGGACCTCACCCTCGTCGGCACGATCCTCCGCCGGCACGGCCTCTCGCTCTGGCGCCTCTCCTATTTCGGCGCGAGCCTCGACCACTGCATGTGGTTCCACCGCCCCTTCCGCGTCGACGAGTGGCTCCTCTACGACCAGGTGAGCCCCGCCGCCTACGGCGCGCGCGGGCTGTCGATCGGCTCCCTCTACAACCAGCAGGGTCACCGCGTCGCGACCGCCGCCCAGGAGGGCCTGGTGCGCGTCAACGGCCCGCTCGAGGGCTGA
- a CDS encoding cytochrome c oxidase subunit 4, with protein sequence MKHEAYFLLFIAAFGAVVAFIFWAVGLSPVYLTITGGGTIMLVAVSLLGLLPGGYYLWWSKRMTPRAEDDEHAEPSDGAGVVAAFPSSSIWPFVLGLGAAFIALALVFGFWTAIFGFFLVITALVGVIIESRRGGAEV encoded by the coding sequence ATGAAGCACGAGGCCTACTTCCTCCTCTTCATCGCTGCCTTCGGCGCGGTCGTCGCCTTTATCTTCTGGGCGGTCGGCCTCTCGCCCGTCTACCTGACGATCACGGGCGGCGGGACGATCATGCTCGTCGCCGTCTCGCTCCTCGGGCTGCTCCCCGGCGGCTACTACCTGTGGTGGTCCAAACGGATGACGCCGCGCGCCGAGGACGACGAGCACGCGGAGCCCTCCGACGGCGCCGGCGTCGTCGCCGCCTTCCCGAGCTCGAGCATCTGGCCTTTCGTCCTCGGCCTCGGAGCGGCCTTCATCGCCCTCGCGCTCGTCTTCGGCTTCTGGACGGCGATCTTCGGTTTCTTCCTCGTGATCACCGCCCTCGTCGGCGTGATCATCGAGAGCCGCCGCGGGGGCGCCGAGGTCTAA
- the lnt gene encoding apolipoprotein N-acyltransferase: MLAHSLVGTAARGRFLRGWCFGLGQFAVGLVFILEFSAVGYGALIAAEALFPALAAVAAGRRGSPWALAGALAIGEWLRAMLPFGGLPPGGLPLAAVGSPAFALARLGGPVLLSFVFALAGGALARLAAGGGRGVRPASGLLVGICLLCLLAALAPEGGVDGPLLRAAAVQGGGPRGLHQEAQPGLSAFARSEAESFAVRGRVALLLWPEDTVPLPRLPATSTALGTTLGAVARSLATTILAGVTVPVGGRHFLNEELAFAPNGRVTGAVEKTHAVPFGEYVPWRGLLGRFFSLRAVPFDALVGHGHGVLDVAGTRVGVLISFETFFPGRGREEARAGAELLVVPTNTASYASRQLPAEELAATRLQAVASGRYVLQAATTGYSAFVLPSGAVRGVTRLDAISAVVVNLPTRRGLTLYDQGGDLPWLVLGALAVVLAEASRRARPLALRRSSG, from the coding sequence TTGCTCGCGCACAGCCTCGTGGGAACGGCGGCGCGGGGGCGCTTCCTGCGGGGGTGGTGCTTCGGCCTCGGCCAGTTCGCCGTCGGGCTGGTGTTCATCTTGGAGTTCAGCGCCGTCGGCTACGGCGCGCTCATCGCCGCCGAGGCCCTCTTCCCGGCGCTGGCCGCCGTCGCCGCCGGCCGACGGGGGAGCCCCTGGGCGCTCGCAGGCGCCCTCGCGATCGGCGAATGGCTGCGCGCCATGCTCCCCTTCGGCGGCCTCCCCCCGGGCGGCCTCCCCCTCGCCGCCGTCGGCTCACCGGCCTTCGCGCTCGCCCGCCTCGGCGGCCCGGTCCTCCTCAGTTTCGTGTTCGCGCTGGCGGGTGGCGCGCTCGCCCGGCTGGCCGCCGGAGGGGGCCGCGGCGTGCGCCCCGCCTCGGGGCTGCTCGTCGGGATCTGCCTGCTCTGCCTGCTCGCGGCGCTCGCCCCCGAGGGTGGCGTCGACGGCCCGCTGCTGCGCGCCGCGGCGGTGCAGGGTGGCGGGCCGCGCGGCTTGCACCAGGAGGCACAGCCCGGGCTCAGCGCGTTCGCCCGCAGCGAGGCCGAGTCCTTCGCGGTGCGCGGCAGGGTCGCGCTCCTCCTCTGGCCGGAGGACACGGTCCCGCTCCCCCGCCTCCCGGCGACGAGCACCGCGCTCGGGACGACGCTCGGTGCCGTCGCCCGCTCGCTCGCGACGACGATCCTCGCCGGCGTGACGGTGCCCGTCGGTGGCCGTCACTTCCTGAACGAGGAGCTCGCCTTCGCGCCGAACGGGAGGGTGACCGGCGCCGTCGAGAAGACCCACGCCGTGCCCTTCGGCGAGTACGTGCCGTGGCGCGGCCTGCTCGGCCGCTTCTTCAGCCTGCGGGCGGTCCCCTTCGACGCCCTCGTCGGCCACGGCCACGGCGTACTCGACGTCGCCGGCACACGGGTCGGGGTGCTGATCTCCTTCGAGACCTTCTTCCCCGGCCGCGGCCGGGAGGAGGCGCGCGCGGGGGCCGAGCTGCTCGTCGTGCCGACGAACACCGCCTCCTACGCGAGCCGCCAGCTCCCCGCGGAGGAGCTCGCCGCGACCCGTCTGCAGGCGGTCGCGAGCGGCCGCTACGTCCTGCAGGCGGCGACGACGGGCTATAGCGCGTTCGTGCTGCCGTCAGGGGCGGTCAGGGGGGTGACGCGCCTCGACGCGATCAGCGCGGTGGTGGTGAACCTGCCGACGCGCCGCGGCCTCACCCTCTACGACCAGGGCGGCGACCTTCCCTGGCTGGTGCTCGGGGCGCTCGCCGTCGTGCTCGCCGAAGCGAGCCGACGCGCGCGCCCGCTCGCCCTCAGGCGATCGTCGGGCTGA
- a CDS encoding ubiquinol-cytochrome c reductase cytochrome b subunit has translation MIDGLFGWVDNRLAISRGGRHLLNKIFPDHWSFMIGEIALYSFIVLVATGVFLTLYFIPSGHDVIYQGSYVPLVGEKVSEAYKSTIDLSFQVRTGLLMRQMHHWSANIFVGSIVVHMLRVFFTGAFRRPREINWIVGSTLLILAILNGFLGYSLPDDLISGTGIRIAFSILESVPLAGSYLAFFLFGGNYPGNGIIIPRFFILHVLIIPLIIFALLGAHLGMLVRHKHTQFRGRGAREDNVVGTPMWPGFIAKTTGFLFLIAGVTALLGAFVQINPIWLYGPYVVSHVSYAVQPDWYMGWLDGALRVMPSWEIHFPGHMIPNAFFPAVLLPGITFNAIFAWPWIEAKLTGDTAEHHLLDRPRDRPVRTGFGAAVFAFYFVLFGASATDVLANYLDISLNFVLAAFRVLCIIVPLVTFPVAYKVCKELQGTPGAWKRKRHNVVIRRPDGGYEAIPVEDYVEYAEPELDPIDVDRVALMPPNGDAPAPDGVYEIPRSYR, from the coding sequence GTGATCGACGGCCTCTTCGGCTGGGTGGACAATCGCCTCGCGATCTCGCGCGGCGGCCGCCACCTGCTGAACAAGATCTTCCCCGACCACTGGTCCTTCATGATCGGCGAGATCGCCCTCTACTCCTTCATCGTGCTCGTCGCCACGGGGGTCTTCCTCACCCTCTACTTCATCCCCTCCGGCCACGACGTCATCTACCAGGGGAGCTACGTCCCACTCGTCGGCGAGAAGGTCTCCGAGGCCTACAAGTCGACGATCGACCTCTCCTTCCAGGTGCGCACCGGCCTGCTGATGCGCCAGATGCACCACTGGTCGGCGAACATCTTCGTCGGCTCGATCGTCGTCCACATGCTGCGCGTCTTCTTCACCGGCGCTTTCCGCCGGCCGCGCGAGATCAACTGGATCGTCGGCTCGACGCTGCTCATCCTCGCGATCCTGAACGGCTTCCTCGGCTACTCGCTCCCCGACGACCTGATCTCGGGGACGGGCATCCGGATCGCCTTCTCGATCCTCGAGTCGGTGCCCCTCGCCGGCAGCTACCTCGCCTTCTTCCTCTTCGGCGGGAACTATCCGGGGAACGGGATCATCATCCCCCGCTTCTTCATCCTCCACGTGCTGATCATCCCGCTCATCATCTTCGCCCTCCTTGGGGCCCACCTCGGGATGCTCGTGCGTCACAAGCACACCCAATTCCGCGGGCGAGGCGCGCGCGAGGACAACGTGGTCGGCACGCCGATGTGGCCCGGCTTCATCGCGAAGACCACCGGCTTCCTCTTCCTCATCGCCGGCGTCACGGCGCTGCTCGGGGCCTTCGTGCAGATCAACCCGATCTGGCTCTACGGCCCCTACGTCGTCTCGCACGTGAGCTACGCGGTGCAGCCCGACTGGTACATGGGCTGGCTCGATGGGGCGCTGCGCGTGATGCCCTCCTGGGAGATCCACTTCCCCGGCCACATGATCCCGAACGCCTTCTTCCCGGCGGTGCTGCTCCCCGGCATCACCTTCAACGCGATCTTCGCCTGGCCGTGGATCGAGGCGAAGCTCACCGGCGACACCGCCGAGCACCACCTCCTCGACCGGCCGCGCGACCGGCCGGTGCGGACCGGCTTCGGGGCGGCCGTCTTCGCCTTCTACTTCGTGCTCTTCGGGGCGAGCGCCACCGACGTGCTTGCGAACTACCTCGACATCTCGCTGAACTTCGTGCTCGCCGCCTTCCGGGTGCTGTGCATCATCGTCCCGCTCGTCACCTTCCCCGTCGCCTACAAGGTCTGCAAGGAGCTGCAGGGGACGCCGGGCGCCTGGAAGCGCAAGCGCCACAATGTCGTCATCCGACGCCCCGACGGCGGCTACGAGGCGATCCCTGTCGAGGACTACGTCGAGTACGCCGAGCCCGAGCTCGACCCGATCGACGTCGACCGGGTCGCGCTGATGCCGCCCAACGGCGACGCGCCCGCCCCCGATGGTGTCTACGAGATCCCCCGCAGCTACCGCTGA
- a CDS encoding GtrA family protein, whose translation MSERPDRLFDRAREFVRSPQFGRLFRYSMVSVISSVTSLVLLYVFFRVLKVGSAAASNILAAAVATGPSYYLNRTWAWKRGGKSHLWREVVPFWVIAFVSLALSTGAVDFASHEAHVHHLQGRTETILVEFANFFTYGVLWVAKFSFFNRILFAHRAPDEREGPEGPGGPSAPEVPPGPLSPTIA comes from the coding sequence ATGTCAGAGAGGCCCGATCGACTGTTTGATCGCGCCCGCGAATTCGTTCGGAGCCCGCAGTTCGGGCGTCTCTTCCGCTACTCGATGGTCTCGGTGATCTCGAGCGTCACCTCGCTCGTCCTGCTCTACGTCTTCTTCCGGGTGCTGAAGGTCGGCTCCGCGGCGGCCTCCAACATCCTCGCCGCGGCGGTGGCGACCGGCCCCTCCTACTACCTCAACCGCACCTGGGCCTGGAAGCGGGGCGGGAAGTCCCACCTCTGGCGCGAGGTCGTCCCCTTCTGGGTAATCGCCTTCGTGAGCCTCGCCCTCTCGACGGGTGCCGTGGACTTCGCCTCGCACGAGGCCCACGTCCACCACCTGCAGGGGCGCACCGAGACGATCCTCGTCGAGTTCGCCAACTTCTTCACCTACGGCGTGCTCTGGGTCGCGAAGTTCTCCTTCTTCAACCGCATCCTCTTCGCGCACCGCGCCCCAGACGAGCGCGAGGGCCCCGAGGGGCCCGGGGGGCCGAGCGCCCCCGAGGTGCCGCCGGGCCCTCTCAGCCCGACGATCGCCTGA
- the hemG gene encoding protoporphyrinogen oxidase, giving the protein MAARRVAVVGGGIAGLVAARALAAEHDVTLFEAAPAPGGRLTTARLRDRPFDPGPDAFIRRNRAGTALAAELGLAGELVSPSARGAALYGGRRLTPLPSGLAVGIPTDFRALWASGTVGRWGALRAAADLWLGPLLGRHGAGVRGDPSVGELVGGRLGRAVLDNLVDPLVGGINASDVDSLSFAAALPQLLPLLGRSSSMMRALRPAASPPPAADPPPVFAGLERGLGSLTVALAADVTDRGVRLRCASPVRELAHAVRWQVTTETEEEAFDGLLLALPAPQAAALLRGADEALAAGLSSIPYAGVVTAAFVFSETAVPGALSERLAGLLSAAGGGPALPGAGVLVGRASGTLATAFSFTSTKWPRSARPGEVVIRASAGRHGDRRALELDDGALTAALAGELARILGITAAPLEVLVTRFPDSFPQYVKGHLGRVAALREAAAALPPLALAGAAYDGIGIPACIAGAVRQAEELARALAG; this is encoded by the coding sequence ATGGCGGCACGGCGCGTCGCCGTCGTCGGCGGCGGGATCGCAGGGCTCGTCGCGGCGCGCGCCCTCGCCGCCGAGCACGACGTCACCCTCTTCGAGGCGGCTCCGGCTCCCGGAGGGCGCCTCACGACGGCGCGCCTTCGCGACCGCCCCTTCGACCCCGGCCCCGACGCCTTCATCCGACGCAACCGGGCGGGGACGGCGCTCGCCGCGGAGCTCGGCCTCGCCGGGGAGCTCGTCTCCCCGTCGGCTCGCGGCGCCGCGCTCTATGGCGGGCGGCGCCTCACCCCGCTCCCGAGCGGCCTCGCCGTCGGGATCCCGACCGACTTCCGCGCCCTGTGGGCCTCGGGGACGGTGGGGCGGTGGGGAGCGCTGCGCGCCGCGGCCGACCTGTGGCTCGGCCCCCTCCTCGGTCGGCATGGCGCCGGAGTGCGCGGCGACCCGAGCGTGGGCGAGCTGGTGGGGGGCCGCCTCGGGCGGGCGGTCCTCGACAACCTCGTCGACCCGCTCGTCGGCGGCATCAACGCGAGCGACGTCGACTCGCTCTCCTTCGCCGCCGCCCTGCCGCAGCTCCTCCCGCTCCTCGGGCGCTCCTCCAGCATGATGCGGGCACTCCGCCCGGCTGCCTCCCCGCCGCCGGCGGCCGACCCCCCGCCGGTCTTCGCCGGCCTCGAGCGGGGCCTCGGATCACTGACGGTGGCGCTCGCCGCCGACGTCACCGACCGCGGCGTGCGGCTGCGCTGCGCGAGCCCGGTGCGCGAGCTCGCCCACGCCGTCCGCTGGCAGGTGACGACCGAGACCGAAGAGGAAGCCTTCGACGGGTTGCTCCTCGCCCTCCCCGCGCCGCAGGCGGCGGCGCTCCTTCGCGGCGCCGACGAGGCGCTCGCCGCGGGGCTGTCGTCGATCCCCTACGCCGGCGTCGTGACCGCCGCCTTCGTCTTCTCCGAGACGGCGGTGCCAGGCGCGCTCTCCGAGCGCCTTGCGGGCCTCCTGTCGGCGGCAGGGGGAGGCCCGGCGCTGCCGGGGGCGGGGGTTCTCGTCGGTCGGGCGAGCGGCACCCTCGCCACCGCCTTCAGCTTCACCTCGACCAAGTGGCCGCGCTCTGCCCGGCCGGGGGAGGTGGTAATCCGCGCCTCGGCGGGCCGCCACGGCGACCGCCGCGCCCTCGAGCTCGACGACGGCGCGCTCACCGCCGCGCTCGCCGGCGAGCTGGCGCGCATCCTCGGGATCACGGCAGCGCCGCTCGAGGTCCTCGTCACGCGCTTCCCGGACTCCTTCCCGCAGTACGTGAAGGGCCACCTCGGGCGGGTCGCGGCGCTGCGCGAGGCCGCGGCCGCGCTGCCGCCGCTCGCGCTCGCCGGCGCCGCCTACGACGGGATCGGCATCCCCGCCTGCATCGCCGGCGCGGTCCGCCAGGCCGAGGAGCTCGCACGGGCGCTCGCCGGCTGA
- a CDS encoding heme-copper oxidase subunit III has translation MTDVTVDRSPAPAGAAHLQRPQLLAVGVMIWLGSEFMFFSGLFAAFFTIRAHAAVWPPAGTKLDTYQALAFTFVLLASSPTMQFGVWAEERGERVKARFWVVTSLLLGAAFLGNQAYEWKTLPFRPHDNAYASLFYIMSGLHGLHVLLGLVAMLALLARMKGVRGDSGEAPVFQAVSYYWHFVDIVWIGLFSALFLLS, from the coding sequence GTGACCGACGTAACGGTGGACCGTTCGCCTGCACCAGCAGGCGCCGCCCATCTCCAGCGGCCGCAGCTCCTCGCCGTCGGCGTGATGATCTGGCTGGGCTCGGAGTTCATGTTCTTCAGCGGCCTCTTCGCCGCCTTCTTCACGATCCGGGCGCACGCCGCGGTCTGGCCGCCGGCGGGGACCAAGCTCGACACCTACCAGGCGCTCGCGTTCACCTTCGTCCTCCTCGCCTCCTCCCCGACGATGCAGTTCGGCGTGTGGGCCGAGGAGCGGGGCGAGCGCGTGAAGGCGCGCTTCTGGGTCGTCACGAGCCTGCTGCTCGGAGCGGCCTTCCTCGGGAACCAGGCCTACGAGTGGAAGACGCTGCCCTTCCGGCCGCACGACAACGCCTACGCCTCGCTCTTCTACATCATGTCCGGCCTGCACGGCCTGCACGTCCTGCTCGGCCTCGTCGCGATGCTGGCGCTGCTCGCCCGCATGAAGGGCGTCCGCGGGGACTCCGGTGAGGCCCCGGTCTTCCAGGCGGTCAGCTACTACTGGCACTTCGTCGATATCGTCTGGATCGGGCTGTTCAGCGCCCTGTTCCTCCTCTCTTGA